From Chromohalobacter canadensis, one genomic window encodes:
- a CDS encoding BrnA antitoxin family protein has translation MSKLKKMPEFKTEAEEQEFWETHDSSDYLDWSQAKQASFPKLKPSTKTISLRLPETLLDRIKIEANKRDMPYQSLIKAWLADDVNGSR, from the coding sequence ATGAGCAAGCTAAAAAAGATGCCTGAGTTCAAAACCGAAGCGGAAGAACAGGAGTTCTGGGAAACCCACGATTCCTCCGATTACCTGGACTGGAGCCAGGCGAAACAAGCGTCTTTTCCAAAATTGAAGCCCTCAACCAAGACGATTTCACTCCGCTTGCCCGAGACGCTGCTTGATCGAATCAAAATCGAAGCTAACAAGCGAGATATGCCCTATCAATCCTTGATAAAGGCTTGGCTTGCGGATGACGTGAACGGCAGTCGTTAG
- a CDS encoding BrnT family toxin: MINWVKVTGFDWDEGNARKNAEKHGVSQAEAEAIFFNEPLLVLEDSKHSQAEARFHALGETDDERLLHITFTLRKDDTLIRVISARDMHRTERGVYEQAKKDA; the protein is encoded by the coding sequence ATGATCAATTGGGTAAAAGTTACTGGCTTTGACTGGGATGAGGGTAACGCCCGGAAAAATGCGGAGAAGCATGGCGTTAGCCAGGCCGAAGCGGAAGCAATTTTCTTCAATGAGCCGCTTCTAGTGCTGGAAGACTCCAAGCACAGCCAGGCCGAGGCCCGTTTCCATGCCCTTGGTGAAACAGATGATGAGCGGCTGCTCCACATCACGTTCACACTCAGGAAGGACGATACGCTGATTCGGGTAATTTCGGCCCGAGACATGCACCGCACAGAGAGGGGTGTTTATGAGCAAGCTAAAAAAGATGCCTGA
- a CDS encoding ABC transporter substrate-binding protein, with product MKKLLTITLLGSALLAGSAFAQDTLRIGVDVPYEPMEYRTADGELTGFDIELGNAICEEIDRKCEWVVQAWDGIIPGLMARKYDAIMSSMTINEERKGTVLFSDPYFQPPSAWFAPQDSGIDFPAKQTLEGKTIGVQRGTLQDNYVTDMFGDAAEISRYSTADDLVLDMDAGRVDIAFLDFPVGKSTLLDSEEGSYKVVGEMITEPKKYFGEGFGIAFRKRDQELADQFNEALATLKDNGTYQEIYNKYFAEAAK from the coding sequence ATGAAAAAATTGCTGACCATCACCCTTCTCGGTAGCGCCTTGCTGGCTGGCAGCGCCTTCGCTCAGGACACCTTGCGTATCGGTGTCGATGTGCCTTACGAGCCGATGGAATACCGCACAGCCGACGGTGAACTCACCGGCTTCGACATCGAGCTCGGCAACGCCATCTGTGAAGAGATCGACAGGAAGTGCGAGTGGGTCGTGCAGGCGTGGGACGGCATCATTCCGGGCCTGATGGCGCGTAAGTACGACGCGATCATGTCCTCGATGACCATCAACGAAGAACGCAAGGGGACCGTGCTCTTCTCCGACCCGTACTTCCAGCCGCCCTCCGCGTGGTTCGCACCGCAAGACAGCGGTATCGACTTCCCGGCCAAGCAAACGCTCGAAGGCAAGACCATCGGGGTTCAGCGCGGCACGTTGCAGGATAACTACGTCACCGATATGTTCGGCGACGCGGCCGAAATCAGCCGTTACTCCACCGCCGACGATCTCGTCCTCGACATGGACGCCGGTCGTGTCGACATTGCGTTCCTGGACTTCCCGGTCGGTAAGTCCACCCTGCTGGATAGCGAGGAAGGCAGTTATAAAGTCGTTGGCGAGATGATCACCGAGCCCAAGAAGTACTTCGGTGAAGGCTTCGGCATTGCATTCCGCAAACGCGATCAGGAACTGGCGGACCAGTTCAACGAGGCGCTGGCGACCCTGAAGGACAACGGCACCTATCAGGAGATCTACAACAAGTATTTCGCTGAAGCGGCCAAGTAA
- a CDS encoding AbrB family transcriptional regulator — MAPSPTPAPSRPSSPRMHRAGLWLALFVACCVASGVLNYWHMPAGGFIGPMLVGIAFGIGGSGLRLPRRCFKLGQGTVGVLIAHAMTMSVLMTILDGWLVMLLATAITLLLSLLVGIVLVRYGGLPGSTAAWGTTPGAAAAMVAMAEEREDTDPRIVAAMQYVRVVCVVLVGALVSHWLGVSDTPSRSGGGFPDNLAGTVDLAITLAVIVGGVWLCDRRLPAGALLGPMLIGTVLHLAGWATLSMPAPLLMLAYGFIGVYVGLRFDRDALATVARSLGKMVMASIVLIGLCALSALLMVGLMDTSFITAYLATSPGGLDSMTIIAIDTHADLGLVVALQTLRLFTVVLIGPAMARFIARFAPSANTS; from the coding sequence TTGGCCCCTTCCCCGACTCCTGCGCCTTCTCGACCGTCGTCTCCCCGCATGCACCGTGCCGGGCTGTGGTTGGCTCTGTTCGTGGCGTGCTGCGTGGCGAGTGGCGTGCTCAATTACTGGCACATGCCGGCGGGTGGTTTTATCGGTCCGATGCTGGTGGGCATCGCCTTCGGTATCGGCGGCAGCGGTCTGCGCCTGCCGAGACGCTGCTTCAAGTTAGGGCAGGGCACGGTCGGCGTCTTGATCGCGCATGCCATGACGATGAGCGTGCTGATGACGATCCTCGATGGCTGGCTGGTGATGCTGCTGGCCACGGCCATTACCCTGCTGCTCAGCCTGCTGGTGGGGATCGTGCTGGTGCGTTACGGCGGGCTTCCTGGCAGCACCGCGGCCTGGGGGACCACGCCGGGCGCGGCGGCGGCAATGGTGGCGATGGCCGAAGAGCGCGAAGATACCGACCCGCGTATCGTGGCGGCGATGCAATACGTGCGGGTGGTGTGCGTGGTGCTCGTGGGTGCCCTGGTGAGCCATTGGCTGGGCGTGAGCGATACGCCGTCGCGTAGCGGGGGCGGATTTCCTGACAACTTGGCCGGAACGGTTGATCTGGCGATCACCTTGGCGGTCATTGTCGGCGGGGTCTGGCTGTGTGATCGCCGCTTGCCCGCGGGTGCCTTGCTGGGGCCGATGCTCATCGGCACAGTGCTGCATCTCGCCGGTTGGGCGACGCTGTCGATGCCCGCGCCCTTGCTGATGCTGGCTTACGGCTTCATCGGTGTCTATGTGGGGCTGCGTTTCGACCGCGACGCGCTGGCGACCGTGGCTCGCTCGTTGGGCAAGATGGTCATGGCGTCGATAGTGCTGATTGGGCTATGTGCGCTTTCCGCGCTATTGATGGTGGGGCTCATGGACACGAGCTTCATCACCGCCTACCTGGCGACCAGCCCTGGCGGACTCGACTCGATGACCATCATCGCCATCGACACGCATGCCGATTTGGGTCTCGTGGTGGCGCTACAGACATTGCGGCTCTTCACGGTGGTGCTAATAGGGCCTGCCATGGCGCGCTTCATTGCGCGTTTCGCCCCATCCGCGAATACGTCCTGA
- a CDS encoding DNA-3-methyladenine glycosylase 2 family protein, translating into MLLDPDRCRVARLSRDARFDGRFFVGVTTTGIYCRPICPARPPRDDNVRYFPSAVSAAQAGFRPCLRCRPDSAPESPAWHGNHTTLRRALRLIDEGALSQASLGALCDRLGIGERYLRLLFKQHLGVSPKAYALHRQCLFAKQLLHQSALPVADIAYASGFTSLRRFNDAFRRQVGHAPRELRRTPRLPSENLSLTLAYRPPYAWEWLRDFLAVRRIDTLEWGDAHRYGRYIQWGAARGHFTAEHMPDQHCFRVTLNLDDLGALSPVVRNIRRVLDLDADTALIEAQLQKMLPETFSLVEGLRLPGLWSPFEAGIRAVLGQQVSISAARGHTTRLVEALGEPTAEGGRHFPTAAQVAASDLTFLRMPQARRDCLRGLAHAACEQRLDDDPRCWTTLKGIGSWSADYAALRGTSHPDIWLGGDLGVKRALTSLDAIEPDLAAPWRSYLTLQLWSR; encoded by the coding sequence ATGCTGCTCGATCCCGACCGCTGCCGCGTGGCCCGTTTATCGCGGGATGCTCGCTTCGATGGGCGCTTCTTCGTCGGCGTGACTACGACCGGTATCTACTGCCGCCCGATCTGCCCTGCCCGGCCGCCGCGTGATGACAATGTGCGTTATTTCCCCAGCGCTGTAAGCGCCGCCCAGGCGGGGTTTCGCCCTTGTCTGCGCTGCCGCCCGGACAGCGCCCCGGAATCGCCCGCCTGGCATGGCAATCACACCACGCTACGCCGCGCCTTGCGGCTGATCGATGAAGGCGCCCTGAGCCAAGCCTCGCTGGGCGCGCTGTGCGACCGCCTCGGCATCGGCGAGCGCTACCTGCGTCTGCTTTTCAAGCAGCACCTGGGCGTCTCGCCCAAGGCCTACGCCCTGCATCGCCAGTGCCTGTTCGCCAAGCAGTTGCTGCACCAGAGCGCGCTGCCGGTGGCCGATATCGCCTACGCCAGCGGCTTCACCAGCCTGCGTCGCTTCAACGATGCGTTCCGTCGCCAAGTGGGACACGCACCGCGCGAGTTGCGGCGCACGCCCCGGCTTCCCAGCGAGAACCTCTCACTGACGCTGGCTTATCGCCCGCCTTACGCCTGGGAATGGCTGCGTGACTTCCTCGCCGTACGGCGGATCGACACACTGGAATGGGGAGACGCGCATCGCTACGGTCGTTACATTCAGTGGGGGGCGGCACGCGGCCACTTCACGGCCGAGCACATGCCCGACCAGCATTGTTTTCGTGTCACGCTGAATCTCGACGACCTAGGGGCACTCTCGCCGGTGGTACGCAACATCCGCCGTGTGCTCGACCTGGACGCCGACACGGCTCTGATCGAGGCCCAACTGCAAAAGATGCTCCCGGAGACGTTTTCCCTCGTCGAGGGCCTGCGCTTACCCGGCCTGTGGAGTCCTTTTGAGGCCGGTATTCGCGCGGTTCTCGGCCAGCAGGTCTCGATCTCGGCGGCGCGCGGGCATACGACTCGTCTGGTCGAGGCGCTCGGCGAACCCACCGCCGAGGGCGGGCGCCACTTCCCCACGGCTGCGCAGGTCGCCGCCAGCGATCTCACGTTTCTGCGCATGCCCCAGGCGCGCCGCGACTGTCTGCGTGGCCTGGCGCACGCCGCATGCGAGCAGCGGCTCGACGACGACCCTCGCTGCTGGACCACACTCAAAGGCATCGGCTCCTGGAGTGCCGATTACGCCGCCTTGCGCGGCACCAGCCATCCCGATATCTGGCTCGGCGGCGACCTGGGCGTCAAGAGGGCCCTGACGTCTCTGGACGCGATCGAGCCGGATCTTGCCGCGCCGTGGCGCAGTTATCTCACCCTGCAACTCTGGAGTCGCTGA
- a CDS encoding methylated-DNA--[protein]-cysteine S-methyltransferase, whose product MASSAYAIDYVTPEPTSPLGTLRILASEHGIREIAFVDSAETPAAPSPLTETCREQLSAYLKGELHDFDVPLDPQGTPFQQRVWAALSRIPFGETRSYAEIARDIDNLKAMRAVGAANGRNPLPIVVPCHRVIGRDGTLTGYAGGIERKAWLLELERTHIKHHSTR is encoded by the coding sequence ATGGCATCTTCCGCCTACGCCATCGATTACGTCACGCCCGAACCGACCTCGCCGCTGGGCACGCTACGCATCCTCGCCAGCGAGCACGGGATTCGCGAGATCGCCTTCGTCGACAGTGCCGAGACACCGGCAGCGCCCTCGCCGCTCACCGAGACCTGCCGCGAGCAGTTAAGCGCCTACCTCAAGGGAGAATTGCACGACTTCGACGTGCCTCTCGACCCGCAAGGCACGCCCTTTCAGCAACGCGTATGGGCGGCATTGTCACGCATTCCGTTCGGGGAGACGCGCAGCTACGCGGAGATCGCCCGAGACATCGACAACCTCAAGGCGATGCGCGCGGTCGGCGCCGCCAACGGACGCAACCCGCTGCCCATCGTCGTGCCTTGTCACCGCGTGATCGGGCGTGATGGTACGCTCACCGGCTATGCTGGCGGGATCGAGCGCAAGGCCTGGCTACTCGAGCTCGAGCGCACGCACATCAAACACCATTCAACACGTTAA
- a CDS encoding DUF924 family protein gives MTQDVEQARQVLDFWFVEAGPKQWFSKDPAFDQALAERFGALYGAACRCELYAWRQSSRGALAEILLLDQFSRNIYRDQALAFAQDTLALSLAQHLVAQGGDQELPPEQRAFVYMPYMHSESPLIHQEALRLFDQPGLERNLDFEQRHWAIIERFGRYPHRNAILGRESTPEERDFLRQPGSSF, from the coding sequence ATGACGCAAGATGTTGAGCAGGCAAGGCAAGTGCTGGATTTTTGGTTCGTGGAGGCGGGCCCCAAACAGTGGTTCAGCAAGGACCCGGCGTTCGACCAGGCGCTCGCCGAACGCTTCGGGGCACTGTACGGCGCAGCGTGTCGCTGCGAGCTTTATGCTTGGCGGCAAAGTAGTCGCGGCGCCTTGGCGGAAATACTGCTGCTGGATCAGTTCTCGCGCAATATCTACCGCGATCAGGCCCTGGCCTTCGCTCAGGACACGCTAGCGCTGAGCCTCGCCCAGCATCTGGTCGCTCAAGGGGGCGACCAGGAACTGCCGCCGGAACAGCGAGCGTTCGTCTACATGCCGTACATGCACAGCGAGTCGCCCCTGATTCACCAGGAAGCCCTGCGGCTTTTCGATCAGCCGGGCCTGGAGCGCAATCTGGACTTCGAGCAGCGTCATTGGGCGATTATCGAGCGCTTCGGCCGGTATCCGCATCGCAATGCGATTCTAGGCCGGGAATCGACGCCGGAAGAACGCGACTTCTTACGCCAGCCAGGATCGTCCTTTTAA
- a CDS encoding putative quinol monooxygenase has protein sequence MSSKIYCTAQFKPKPGKEESVFQALQALEPNAHREDACIQYTVTRKIDNPFADGTSYPIVFHEIWADRASFEAHCQRREVQAFFAEYVEAEDGDVEDANVCVYTDEPADFDAPKL, from the coding sequence ATGTCCAGCAAGATCTATTGCACTGCCCAGTTCAAGCCCAAGCCCGGCAAGGAAGAAAGCGTCTTCCAGGCGCTGCAGGCACTCGAACCCAACGCCCATCGCGAAGACGCCTGCATCCAGTACACCGTGACCCGTAAGATCGACAACCCGTTCGCCGATGGCACCAGCTACCCCATCGTTTTCCATGAGATCTGGGCCGACCGCGCCTCCTTCGAAGCCCACTGCCAGCGCCGCGAAGTGCAAGCCTTCTTCGCCGAATACGTCGAAGCCGAGGATGGCGATGTCGAAGACGCCAACGTCTGCGTGTATACCGATGAGCCGGCCGATTTCGACGCGCCCAAGCTATAA
- a CDS encoding LysR substrate-binding domain-containing protein: MKSRWDDLEALLAVVDAGGFTAAAERLSTSTARLSRAVSRLEKRLETTLVHRTTRRLDITEEGEAFIAQARQALGTLETAEEALTVRRREPAGRLRVDAATPFLLHQIVPHLAEFHAAYPKVRLELTTHETNIDLIEQRTDVAIRIGRLEDSTLHARPLGHSRRRLVASPAYLERYGTPRHVEDLAHHVLLGFTHLTQLNRWPIGDGRTIQPTLASSSGEALLQMAEADVGIACLADFLTRGACQAGRLTVVLDDATHERHEPIQAVYYRNTALHGRINAFLDFFVDRLTL; encoded by the coding sequence ATGAAAAGCCGCTGGGACGATCTGGAAGCGCTACTCGCCGTGGTCGATGCTGGTGGCTTCACCGCCGCCGCCGAGCGTCTGAGCACCAGCACCGCGCGGCTCTCGCGGGCCGTCTCGCGCCTGGAGAAGCGGCTCGAGACGACCCTCGTGCACCGCACCACGCGACGCTTGGACATCACCGAGGAAGGCGAGGCGTTCATCGCCCAGGCTCGCCAAGCGCTGGGTACCTTGGAAACCGCCGAGGAAGCGCTCACCGTGCGTCGTCGCGAGCCGGCCGGACGCCTGCGCGTCGACGCCGCCACGCCGTTTCTGCTGCACCAGATCGTGCCCCACCTCGCCGAATTCCATGCCGCCTATCCCAAGGTGCGCCTGGAACTGACCACCCACGAGACCAACATCGACCTGATCGAGCAACGCACCGATGTCGCCATTCGCATCGGACGCCTGGAAGACTCCACCCTGCATGCTCGACCGCTCGGTCATAGCCGGCGTCGCCTGGTGGCGAGTCCCGCCTACCTGGAACGCTACGGCACGCCGCGCCATGTCGAGGACCTGGCGCATCACGTGCTGCTGGGCTTCACGCATCTGACCCAGCTCAACCGCTGGCCCATCGGCGACGGCCGCACCATCCAGCCCACTCTCGCCTCGAGCAGCGGCGAAGCGTTGCTGCAAATGGCCGAGGCTGACGTGGGCATCGCCTGCCTGGCGGATTTCCTGACACGCGGCGCCTGCCAGGCCGGGCGTTTGACGGTAGTTCTCGACGACGCCACCCACGAGCGCCACGAACCCATTCAAGCGGTCTACTACCGCAATACGGCACTCCACGGCCGCATCAATGCCTTCCTGGACTTCTTCGTCGACCGCCTGACCCTCTGA
- a CDS encoding NAD(P)H-dependent oxidoreductase, which translates to MKILLINGAKAFAHSGGRYNDTLHDVARGELAEMGHEIRETRVDDGYDTDAEVEKFLWADVIVYQMPGWWMGTPWTVKRYIDEVFTAGHGSLYASDGRSRKDPSLQYGSGGLLQGRRYMLSLTWNAPVEAFDEPGNFFEGQGVDGVYFPFHKSQEFIGLDAMPTYIANDVIKAPDIEGHTDAYRAHLREHFSIS; encoded by the coding sequence ATGAAGATTCTGCTGATTAACGGCGCCAAGGCCTTCGCGCATTCCGGCGGCCGTTATAACGACACCCTGCACGACGTGGCACGCGGCGAACTCGCCGAAATGGGCCACGAGATCCGCGAGACCCGTGTCGACGACGGCTACGATACCGACGCTGAAGTCGAGAAATTCCTGTGGGCCGATGTCATCGTCTACCAGATGCCTGGCTGGTGGATGGGTACACCGTGGACGGTCAAGCGCTATATCGACGAAGTCTTCACCGCCGGCCACGGATCGCTCTATGCCAGCGACGGACGCTCGCGCAAGGACCCCAGCCTTCAGTACGGCAGCGGCGGGTTGCTGCAGGGGCGGCGTTACATGCTCTCGCTGACCTGGAACGCGCCCGTCGAGGCATTCGACGAGCCCGGCAATTTCTTCGAGGGCCAGGGCGTCGACGGCGTCTACTTCCCGTTCCATAAATCGCAGGAATTCATTGGCCTGGACGCCATGCCGACTTATATCGCCAACGACGTCATCAAGGCACCCGACATCGAAGGCCATACCGACGCCTATCGCGCACATCTACGCGAACATTTTTCCATCAGTTGA
- a CDS encoding CynX/NimT family MFS transporter, whose amino-acid sequence MSARSASPAAPLPTALWLVAFALAAINLRAPIVVVGPVLESIMQTLAIGAGVASLFTTGMILCFGVLSPLAPGVAARLGLDRAIALALAAIALGGLLRGIESLPVMLLGTFFAGLGIAFGNVFMPSLVKRDRPERIGQTMGLYTVVMGIGATLGAGTAVPLMNLSGSWSVPILMWAGIGVATAALWIWLAWRRPKASDDGQSTRITRLFKSRTAWTLTLFMGMQSLGFYTLQTWVPAVASAAGVPSAAAGGMLSIINLTTIPASYVIARLAARLHHHSLLVLGLCTLIALGLVGLWLAPTASPTLWAILLGAGQGGCFSFALTMIVMRTRRANHAAMLSGMAQSLGYLMAAGGPLVFGALHGVTGDWRLSLWLLMGLLSVQTVAGVMIGRPKLVTVREG is encoded by the coding sequence ATGTCCGCGCGTTCCGCTTCCCCAGCCGCTCCCCTGCCCACTGCATTATGGCTCGTCGCCTTCGCGCTGGCGGCCATCAATTTGCGCGCCCCCATCGTGGTGGTGGGACCGGTACTGGAATCGATCATGCAGACACTGGCCATCGGTGCCGGCGTCGCCAGCCTGTTCACCACCGGCATGATCTTGTGCTTCGGCGTGCTCTCGCCGCTGGCACCCGGGGTCGCCGCACGCCTGGGGCTGGACCGCGCCATCGCCCTGGCACTCGCGGCCATCGCGCTCGGCGGGCTGCTGCGTGGCATCGAAAGCCTGCCGGTGATGCTCCTCGGGACGTTCTTCGCCGGTCTGGGCATCGCCTTCGGCAACGTCTTCATGCCCAGCCTGGTCAAACGCGACCGCCCCGAGCGCATCGGTCAGACCATGGGGCTCTACACCGTGGTAATGGGGATCGGCGCGACCCTGGGCGCGGGGACCGCCGTGCCGTTGATGAATCTCAGCGGTTCCTGGTCGGTGCCCATCTTGATGTGGGCGGGCATTGGCGTGGCCACGGCGGCACTCTGGATATGGCTAGCTTGGCGGCGGCCCAAGGCGAGCGACGACGGCCAATCGACACGCATCACGCGGCTGTTCAAGAGCCGCACCGCCTGGACCCTGACGCTGTTCATGGGCATGCAGTCGCTGGGCTTCTACACCTTGCAGACCTGGGTTCCCGCCGTGGCCTCCGCCGCCGGGGTTCCCAGCGCCGCCGCGGGTGGCATGCTATCGATCATCAATTTGACCACCATTCCCGCCAGCTACGTGATCGCGCGCCTCGCCGCCCGGCTGCATCACCACAGCCTGCTGGTACTGGGACTTTGCACGTTGATCGCGCTGGGACTGGTAGGCTTATGGCTAGCGCCCACGGCGTCGCCGACGCTATGGGCGATCCTGCTCGGCGCCGGCCAAGGCGGCTGCTTCAGTTTCGCGTTGACCATGATCGTGATGCGCACGCGGCGCGCCAACCACGCCGCCATGCTCTCCGGCATGGCTCAGAGCCTGGGTTACCTCATGGCCGCCGGTGGCCCGCTGGTATTCGGCGCCTTGCACGGCGTCACCGGCGATTGGCGACTCTCGCTGTGGCTGCTGATGGGACTGCTCAGCGTGCAGACCGTCGCCGGGGTAATGATCGGCCGGCCCAAACTGGTCACGGTGCGCGAGGGTTGA
- a CDS encoding nucleotidyltransferase family protein: MLLEDLHHQKAAIDNMARQYGARRIRVFGSVARKQEKPESDVDFLVDFPPGYDLFTQRLPLAERLAALVGRRVDLVPEHELNRHFRQQILNEAVEL; the protein is encoded by the coding sequence ATGTTACTTGAGGACCTACATCATCAGAAGGCAGCCATCGATAACATGGCCCGTCAGTACGGGGCTCGCCGAATCCGGGTGTTCGGGTCGGTCGCCCGCAAGCAGGAAAAGCCGGAAAGTGATGTCGACTTTCTCGTCGACTTTCCGCCGGGATACGATCTGTTCACCCAGCGCCTGCCTTTGGCGGAACGCTTGGCGGCCTTGGTCGGGCGCCGGGTCGACCTTGTGCCCGAGCATGAACTGAACCGTCATTTCCGCCAGCAGATACTGAACGAGGCGGTAGAACTATGA
- a CDS encoding HepT-like ribonuclease domain-containing protein, with amino-acid sequence MNKPWQSYAQHILDNIAKLRRIQSRGDLACDEILYDAALRNLQTLSEATQMLPDDLKQEYPQIPWREISGFRNILVHNYLGNIDPLTVIKVMDQHLHPLEECLEDMLEKRSES; translated from the coding sequence ATGAACAAGCCTTGGCAATCCTATGCTCAGCATATCCTCGATAACATTGCCAAGCTGCGGCGTATCCAATCACGCGGTGACCTTGCGTGCGACGAAATCCTGTACGACGCAGCACTGCGAAACCTGCAGACATTATCCGAAGCCACACAAATGCTGCCCGATGATTTAAAGCAGGAATACCCACAGATACCTTGGCGAGAAATTAGCGGCTTCCGCAATATTCTGGTGCATAACTATCTGGGCAACATCGACCCTTTAACGGTTATCAAGGTTATGGACCAGCACTTGCATCCTCTTGAGGAGTGCCTCGAGGACATGCTCGAAAAAAGGTCGGAGTCTTGA
- a CDS encoding nodulation efficiency, NfeD-like protein, whose product MDWNITYTWLAIALLLGLAELTSGALVLLALAVAAALTALLAWLGVSLAWQLLGLGVFAGLLLPLTIKVIRPWFSPHGVAYGTTGTGVEKGNEYHTLKRDFDGATGIKINGDFYRLRVAESNTTELSLNSRVVFQRFDGTTAIVTLASPQEQ is encoded by the coding sequence TTGGACTGGAACATTACCTACACCTGGCTGGCCATCGCTCTGCTTTTGGGCCTTGCGGAGCTAACCTCAGGCGCACTAGTGCTGCTCGCCCTGGCCGTCGCGGCGGCGCTGACGGCACTCTTGGCCTGGCTCGGTGTCAGCCTCGCTTGGCAACTGCTGGGGCTGGGCGTCTTCGCCGGCCTGCTGTTGCCACTGACCATCAAAGTGATCCGCCCCTGGTTCTCGCCCCATGGCGTCGCCTACGGAACGACCGGCACGGGCGTCGAGAAAGGCAATGAATATCATACGCTCAAGCGCGATTTCGATGGCGCGACCGGCATCAAGATCAACGGCGATTTTTATCGATTGAGAGTTGCCGAGTCCAACACGACCGAACTGTCTTTAAACAGCCGAGTCGTTTTCCAGCGCTTCGATGGCACCACCGCCATCGTCACGCTAGCATCGCCACAGGAGCAGTAA
- a CDS encoding SPFH domain-containing protein, translating into MDSFLTPGLILSLIVVAIGIVIIVKGLVIVRQSEVMVIERLGSFNRLLESGINIIIPFIEQPRAISMIRYRKQGEEYYPIATDETRIDRRETVMDFPGQPVVTTDNVTVTINGALYYQIIDPKRAVYEVANMSQAVEVLAKTTLRSVVGKMELDKLFESRAEVNNAIQSAMEEPASKWGVKISRVEVQDIAMPEEVEGAMRLQMAAERKRRATVTEAEGEKSAAIAMAQGQRESSILNAEGDKQSAILRAEGEQESIKLVLNAIGDSEDDKRTVVGYLLGQSYIKALPTMAQEGERVFVPYESSALLGSMGMFREMAGSPEDVVSQHVKNRQDGTDLRNGMVGGAASSS; encoded by the coding sequence ATGGATTCATTTCTAACACCGGGGCTAATTCTCAGCCTGATCGTCGTTGCAATCGGCATTGTGATCATCGTCAAAGGGCTGGTGATCGTTCGACAGTCCGAGGTGATGGTGATCGAGCGATTGGGCTCGTTCAACCGGCTTCTCGAGAGCGGCATCAACATCATCATTCCGTTCATCGAGCAGCCCCGCGCCATCAGCATGATCCGCTACCGCAAACAGGGTGAAGAGTACTACCCGATCGCCACCGACGAGACCCGCATCGATCGCCGCGAGACGGTGATGGATTTTCCCGGTCAGCCGGTGGTGACCACCGATAACGTGACGGTCACCATCAACGGCGCCCTCTACTACCAGATCATCGACCCCAAGCGCGCTGTCTATGAAGTCGCCAACATGAGTCAAGCCGTCGAGGTCCTGGCCAAGACCACGCTGCGTTCGGTAGTGGGCAAGATGGAGCTGGACAAGCTTTTCGAATCTCGTGCCGAGGTCAACAACGCGATCCAATCCGCCATGGAAGAACCCGCTTCCAAGTGGGGCGTCAAGATCTCTCGCGTCGAGGTGCAGGACATCGCCATGCCCGAGGAAGTCGAGGGTGCCATGCGTCTACAGATGGCGGCCGAGCGTAAGCGGCGCGCGACGGTAACCGAAGCCGAGGGCGAGAAATCCGCCGCCATCGCAATGGCCCAGGGCCAGCGTGAGTCATCGATCCTCAATGCCGAAGGCGACAAGCAATCCGCCATTCTGCGTGCCGAGGGCGAACAGGAGTCCATAAAACTGGTGCTCAATGCCATCGGCGACAGTGAGGACGACAAGCGTACCGTCGTGGGCTATCTGCTCGGCCAGAGCTACATCAAGGCGCTACCCACCATGGCCCAGGAAGGTGAACGCGTGTTCGTGCCTTACGAATCTTCCGCCTTGCTGGGCTCCATGGGCATGTTCCGAGAAATGGCCGGCTCACCGGAAGATGTCGTGAGCCAGCACGTCAAGAACCGCCAGGATGGAACTGACCTGCGCAACGGCATGGTCGGCGGCGCTGCTAGCAGTAGCTGA